The Montipora capricornis isolate CH-2021 chromosome 6, ASM3666992v2, whole genome shotgun sequence genome has a window encoding:
- the LOC138050354 gene encoding uncharacterized protein: protein MGKTKGKRRASQKQTKEPAPQRGFKEALVAEMRSLGFDGDFFARNLDQSIERSTRRGKGPRRTRYIQYCTWAHALMRKEIGPEDAEFAFPEVVLDYIRHIAPGDIKGEIREDAYKVSLQDFCSAIDLPRLTDESSHP from the exons ATggggaaaacaaaaggaaagcgacGTGCTTCGCAAAAACAAACGAAGGAGCCAGCGCCGCAGCGTGGGTTCAAGGAGGCACTCGTTGCGGAGATGAGATCTCTTGG GTTCGATGGTGACTTCTTTGCTCGCAACCTTGACCAAAGCATTGAGCGTAGTACAAGACGCGGTAAAGGGCCTCGTCGCACCAGATATATCCAGTATTGTACCTGGGCACATGCGTTGATG CGAAAAGAAATCGGACCAGAAGATGCTGAATTTGCATTTCCAGAGGTGGTGTTGGACTATATAAGACATATTGCTCCTGGAGACATCAAAGGGGAAATCAGAGAG GATGCTTACAAAGTGTCATTGCAAGATTTCTGTTCTGCCATTGATCTGCCCAGGTTGACAGATGAAAGCAGTCATCCTTAA
- the LOC138050353 gene encoding uncharacterized protein → MEAEGARRLYGRSLQKHKLRYIPFVGDGDSKSYAEVTKMAPYGEAVFIPKEDCIGHVTKRMGTALRKLQATYKGKKLEDGKGLGGRGRLTVTRIDTLQNFYGKAIRDNKGDAKAMSKATHAILKHYASTPEQPRHEDCPMGKDSWCSHNRDKATGQTTHVPIKDPLPEAVVKVMQPTFDRLGSEEFLVGCEKCLDQNNNESLHHVVWGMAPKEQYTSQQETSLAVSLGVLVFNNGSEETISKLIELMDIPIHSDMPSQWEKIDSKRMSVSDYKTNPIVKQRRKSIRREKSKKQDAFVHQEGVMYSSQSFYNNES, encoded by the exons ATGGAAGCAGAGGGAGCACGTCGCTTGTATGGCCGATCACTTCAGAAGCACAAACTCCGTTATATACCATTTGTGGGGGATGGAGACAGCAAAAGCTATGCTGAAGTTACAAAGATGGCCCCTTATGGTGAGGCGGTTTTTATTCCTAAGGAGGACTGCATCGGGCATGTCACAAAGCGGATGGGAACTGCGCTGAGAAAATTGCAAGCAACATATAAAG GTAAAAAACTGGAAGATGGAAAAGGCCTCGGTGGAAGGGGGAGACTGACTGTAACACGCATTGACACCCTGCAGAATTTTTATGGGAAGGCGATACGTGACAATAAGGGGGATGCCAAAGCAATGTCAAAAGCAACACATGCCATCCTTAAACATTATGCCAGCACTCCTGAACAGCCACGCCATGAAGACTGTCCCATGGGAAAGGATTCATGGTGTAGCCACAACAGAGATAAAGCCACTGGTCAGACAACTCATGTACCAATAAAGGATCCCTTGCCCGAAGCTGTGGTCAAGGTCATGCAACCGACATTTGACAGACTTGGGTCTGAAGAGTTCTTAGTTGGCTGTGAAAAATGCCTTGATCAGAACAATAATGAAAGCCTTCATCATGTTGTCTGGGGTATGGCACCTAAAGAGCAATACACATCACAACAAGAGACAAGTCTTGCAGTGTCTCTGGGTGTGCTTGTGTTCAACAATGGCTCAGAGGAAACAATAAGTAAACTGATAGAGTTAATGGACATTCCCATTCATTCAGACATGCCAAGCCAATGGGAAAAAATTGACTCTAAACGTATGTCAGTATCTGACTATAAAACTAATCCTATAGTAAAGCAAAGAAGGAAAAGTATCAGACGAGAGAAGTCCAAGAAGCAGGATGCCTTTGTGCATCAAGAAGGTGTGATGTACAGCTCACAGAGTTTCTATAACAATGAATCTTAA